The sequence below is a genomic window from Panthera uncia isolate 11264 unplaced genomic scaffold, Puncia_PCG_1.0 HiC_scaffold_81, whole genome shotgun sequence.
TAGTCTCCAGGGACCAACCAGGTTATCTGGTCTGAGAGCCACTTTGGTAGCCTGGTCACCCCCAGAGAGGTCGGGagctttcctttctccatctaCTTTagtcccacctcctcctccacagaAGGATGCATCTCTTCAGCCCCCAGAGCGACTGGAACATCGGCTGAAGCATTCTGGGAAGCGGAAGAGGGGGGGCTCCAGTGGGGCCACTGGGGAGCCAGGGGACAGCTCTGATCGGGAGCCTGGCCGGCCCTCTGGGGATCGGGCCCGAAAATGGCCCAATAAACGGAGAAGGAAAGAGGTGAGCTTGTCATAGATCCTTGTCCTTTAAAACTCTGGGCAGAACGTCCTTCACATAGACCTGTTTTTCATCAGTAATGCCACTGCCCATCGTaaacagtgattttattttttaagggcaAAGAAGGCAGAGCAAATTTGAGCCCTCTACTCCTCAGTCCGGGTCTGACAGAGACATTCCTACAGTCAGACTTTTCTGCTTTTGGTTGGCTCTGTTTCAGACACGTTGATAATTCAGAGCTGTATCAAAGAGATTTCACTGAATCGTAAATGAATTAGATAGGGTCTCAGCCCTCTCTCTTGAGGCAGTAGTAATCTcccaagaaaaaaacaatctgtGAACAAATACCTAGACCAAAATCTGAGAAGCTGTAGAAGGCAGAGGTCTGGGAGAGATGCTGTAGAAACCCACATGAGGAAGCCACTCATTCTGcctgggggatgggaggagggttGTGGTTAGGGAAAGCCCCCTAGGATGTCTTAGTCAGGCCTTGAAGGATAGTCATAATTGTGTTAAGAGAAGAAACGAGCCAAGTTGTTTTGAGCAAAAACACAGAGATGTGagaatgtatttggaagataGAACATTGGGAACGGTGGGCACTAGCAGGAGAAGTAGCTGGAAAAGGATTGAGCATGTCATGAAAGACCTTGAGTTCTTTGCTGGGGAGTTTAGACTTTATCCAAAGGCCTTGCCAGTCAGCCTCCCTTACCTCTGGACTCTGGTCTTTCTCAGGCCTCCTCCCGTCATTCTCTGGAAGCTggatacatagtaagtgctctcCACCTGTACTGGTCCCTCCCCTCTCAATTCCTCTTTGGAAGTCCCCTCTCTACCTTGGGCCCCACTCTTCTTCCCTCTTGTGacatctctgtctttccttctccccagtgCGATGCAGAAAGCGATCTGGacgagagggtgagtgggggtaGAACTTGTGGGGTGGGCAGTGTTACAACTTGTAAAATGTACTGCAGCTTAAAGGTCTCCTATGTGCAGCAGACAGAGCCTCCCCTTGAGTGGGGAACATAGGTTAGGGTGGGCCAGGATTgaatgtggggagggggagggagattGAGAGGGTAAATGACTTCTTTTCTTTAGTAACTAGCGCCAGATGAACAAAGATTAGAAAGCCCATGTTTCGGTATCCCACGTTTTTCAAAGCCTTTGGAGATACCAGTGGTTCTCCACAGAAATCCTAGGTGACTGTGAAACTAAGCTGGTCCTTCCTGCTAGCAGTTAGTCTGCTCTCACAGATTAGAGTCCCAAGCAGAGATTATGGCAGTGAAGATTCTAAACTGTTGTGGTCAGTGTCAGAACAAGTCTTATAAATTAGATTTCGGTTTTTGCATCAGGCTTGACGTGCTTGTTTTGAAATAATGTGTTGTAGCAGTTGATGCTCTACTCCTATAACTAACTGAGTTTGTATTCCCTGATGTGTGTCTTGTTTTAGCTTAAAAAGTTGGCTGGACAGGGGCTGTGGTGAACCAGAGAGTTCTTGTCTGTCTAAAGGAGGTGACCACTGTCTAGTTCTAGCTAATTTCATGCAAGAATAGGAGCCAGTTTTTAAGAGAACCTGCAAGTCTGAGTTTTTATGAGGACGTCTTGCATTTATCAGCaattaattttcaaagattttgcTAACACTTGTGGACCAAACTGATCTGTAAGTCAGGTAGACATGTGGGCCAGCAGTTAGTGATCTCTAACATTTTTGCTTTGATGTGTCTACTTCTTTGCTATGTAAGTTCTACCTTGATTCAGTTCTCCTGGTCTAATTTCAGGCTCAGCTATCCTACCCTTTTCCCCAAGGATAGGCCCTCTGGAGCCCATAGTCTTTGCTGGATTTTAGCTAAGCTGGTGAAATAGACTTATTACCATCACTTATTCCTAGCAGGCTCTAGAGGCTGTTAGCCTTCCTGGGTTAGAGCCTTCCTGAGCAGAACCTGACCCTGTCCCTACCCTTCTTCCCCAGGTCTCCGATGATGACCTCGATCCATCCTTTACTGTCTCAACCAGCAAAGGTTGGTCTcaagggctggggctggagacaAGGGAGGGAAGTTGGGTGAGCGTGGGCCTCAACTGAATATGTCTGCTGTCCTGTCCCCACAGCCTCGGGCCCCCACGGCGCCTTCAATGGGAACTGTGAAGCAAAACTCTCCGTAGTCCCTAAAGTGTCGGGCCTGGAGCGGAGCCAGGAACAGCCCCCAGGGCCCGACCCGCTGCTAGTGCCTTTCCCCCCGAAGGAACCACCGCCTGCACCGGCCCCTCGGCCTCCTGTCTcaccccctgcacccctgccGGCCGCCCCCagtctgccacccccaccccagccccagctgcagCTTCGGGTCTCGCCCTTCGGCCTCCGCACTTCTCCCTATGGCAGCAGCCTGGACCTCAGCACTGGCAGGTGAGTGGTCCAGGGGTTTGGTCTGATCTGGAAGGACCTGGTCATTTTGGCGCCAACCCCTGCATTCTGTGGCTGGGACATGGGATGGTACCTGTGGGATGTGACTTGAAGAAAGGATTCCGAGGCTGAAAAGTTCTAGAGACACTGGGTGAAACAGATTTAAAGAAGTTACTTGCTTGCAGGACTTACCAGAACCTTTCCACCCTACATTCACATGCAGGGAAATCCGCTTTGTGCCGTTTCTCAATTTTATTTGCTGGTGAGACCTTCTTGCAGGGCACATCTGCTAGGAATACTGTTCTTCAGAACatactttgggaaatgctgacaTGATGATTAAGGGTGCTGGCTTTGGTGTCAGTCAGACCTGGACTCAAAATCTTGCTCTGCCACATAGTGACTGTGTGATTTTtgacaagtcacttaatctctctgagcctccatttcctcctcctgtaaaaagaaatagcaagagtACCTTCATCCTAACAAagctattgtgaggattaattatGAGTTAatgcagtgtttcccaaagtgtgtaCGTGCATCGTCAGTGGTGCGTGAGATAATTTGAGCTGTTACGTGAgtaaatttttttcagttgttaCTTGCTTTAGAAAAACATGACTAGTATCTCAAACCCTTGATTTCACATGTGTGGCTTGGGCGAGGCTAAGTGAAAAGCCAAGAAAGAgttaaattaaagaaagaagtaaatggtACAGGTGGTTGCACGGACGCAGCAGCGGTTGGGAAGGTGGTGTGACATGTTGGAGATTTGGATTAGCATGTAAAGCAGGTGCCAGCACTTGACCTACAGTAAGTGCTTGTTAAAGGGTAAGAATCACTgacactattattatcattatcgaTGCTGTTCTAttgttgtcattttcattatcgttctttttcttattcttgagaaaactaaggctcagagaggggcagtgacttgctcaaggtcacccagggTGTCAGTGGCAAGACGGGCCTAGAATTCAGGTCACCTGACTCCTAGGCCAGGCCAGGGAGGTGCTGCTTCCACTGTCTTAGGGTGGGAACCCAGGTGGCTTAGGTTGTAACTAAGCGGCAAAGTGAACGACATGTTTCGTGCTGCAGTTGAGTCAGAAAAGGGCGCAAGTCATGTGGCCAGAGACGTCCGGGCAGCTGTGTGGAAGAGATCTGGAGAGGGAGAGCGTGGGGGTCGCTGGGTGTGGGAGGTACCTCAGTCTGAGGATGGGCtccctgggcgggggtgggggtcctgGGGGCCGGGTTCTACCACCTTCCATGTTGGAGAACCAGGGTCAAGGTATCGCCCAGGCTTCTGACCCCCTCCCGTCAGAGCTGGCACCTCCCAACCCCTCACTCatctccccacttctctccccaGCTCTTCACGGCCGCCCCCCAAGGCCCCGGCCCCTCCCGTGGCTCAGCCTCCCCCCCTCATCATCCTCTtcgtcctcttcctcctcatctgcCTCCTCCTCGTCCGCGCAGCTCACCCACCGGCCCCCCGACGCCCTCACTGCCCCTGCCTTTGTCCACCCACAGCTTTCCCCCCCCTGGGCTGcggccccccccaccacccccccacccctccttgttctcccctggccccaccctgcccccacccccacccctgctgcagGTGCCAGGGCACCCTGGGGCCTCAGCCGCTAACGCCCTTTCTGGTGAGTTTGGGGTCctggccgggggggtggggggccatgGCCCCGGGCTTGGGCCCAGTCGGCTTTGGGGCAGCTGGACCTCAGCAGACATCAGGGCTTGAGGAGGGAGTGGCTAAAGGCCAGAAGGGAAGGCCAGTCACCTGGGCCCAAGGAGGCTGACCTGGTGGCGACAGATATTAAagccttctccccctcccctcccacagagCAGGACCTGATCGGCCAGGACCTGAACTCTCGCTACCTGAATGCCCAGGGTGGCCCcgaggtggtgggggcaggggggctccGCCCGGCCCCTGGCCTTCCAGTTCCACCAGCACAACCACCAGCACCAGCACACCCACCAGCACACCCACCAGCACTTCACCCCTTATCCCCCGGGCCTGCTGCCACCCCATGGCCCCCACATGGTGAGCTCCTCATTGGGCTGGTGATGAGGCTCAGAGActtgggggggagggtgtggctTCCAGGGGAAGATCACGGGTCCCTGGCTGGCAGCttactcttcccttctcttccctagTTTGAGAAATATCCAGGAAAGATGGAAGGCCTTTTCCGGCataatgtgagtgtgtgtgtgtgtggtgtgttatGTGATGGATGCATCAACGCGTGTGGCCCTGACTGTTGGGGATCCAGTCTTCAGCTTAAAAGCAAGAGCCTTGAGCCTGGGAGAGCTCCCTGGGGGATTTTAGGGTGGAGGCCAGAGGATCGATGGGCAGACGAGacgtgggctgcccctccacccccagctggGACTAGTCCCCTTCTCTCCACAGCCGTACACGGCCTTCCCTCCCGCAGTGCCCGGCCTCCCTCCGGGCCTCCCGCCGGCTGTCTCCTTTGGCTCCCTGCAGGGGGCCTTCCAGCCCAAGGTGAGCTCCCAATCCAAGTACCACCACCTCCCACCCTGTACAAACCCAGACGCCCCGGATCCACATCCCTCCTTCCGTTCCCCAAAACCACACCCATTCTCCTGTCCTCCCCTTGTGGACCTAGATTTCTTCAGAGCCAATGCACCCTCCCTGTCCCAGCCCCCAGCTTGGTTCCAGACCCCTTTTTATGCCTGGCGCCAGCTCTCCTGACTGATCCCTCCACTCCCCTTTCCCAGAGCACGAACCCCGAGCTGCCACCACGACTGGGGCCAGTGCCGAGCGGGCTTCCCCAAAAGGGGACACAGGTGAGGGGGGCCAAGGCAGGTCCTGGGGGAACTAGAATATCTGTTGAGGGAGAGCAGGGTTGATTGAAAGTGAACGACTGATTCCTGCCTTTAATACACGATCGGGGGCATCCCTGAGAATCTCACGAGAGGGAATTTCTGTAAAGGACAAGGTTTACCATGCATGAGGAATAGGAAATTTCATGAAGTTGTCCCAGAAGTGAGCTTACTAGGAGAGTAGTTTTTGTAggagttttctaatttttcaagttacaaaatcctttttttttttttttcaagtgacatCACACCAGGAAGTCCTGTCcataaaacaatgaatgaaaagataagctgcTCCTTTGTGAAGTGGCACAGGGAGCAGCCTTAGAGCCCACGGCTCTGGGAATGTCATGAAAAGCACGGGATGTGTTTCCTAAAGGGTAGACTAGACCAGAGATTTTGCAACCTCTTTTAGCAGCAGTAAAGGTTTTTTTTACTAGAGGAGTCTTCAGCAGAGTCTCACTATGTAAAGCTGTTAGTAGGATAGGTTCTGAGATTGAGAAAGCTGCCTGTTTGCCTCCTCACTCCCCAGTCCTCGAGGCAGGGGCACGTCCTTGGGGCCTGGTTCAAGACCTTAGTGCTGGAGGGGAGATACCCAGAGTGGGAGAGATGGGGAAATCAGTCTTGACAGAGGCAGGCAAGGCCCGAGGGAGCCACACAAGTGCTCTGGTGTTTGGGTGGGGATTGGGGACTGTGGAGACGAGGTGCCCAAGACAGTAAACAGGTCTGAATCGCCGCCAATCTCTGCTTTGCCATCCCCAGATCCCCGACCATTTCCGGCCACCTTTGAGGGTGAGTTTGGTGAGGACCTCAGGCTGCATGAGGCTGCGGGCTGGTGTCAGGGTGTTTGGCTAAGGGCGGGTCTTGCTTGGGAATGAGCGAGAAGCCCAAGACATGGAGGCAGCCAGATGTGGaacagcagaaagggaaaggcTTACAAGCTACAGACCTGGGTTCTGATGTAACTGGccgtgggaccttgggcaagacagtttatctctctgagcctcagtttcctaggCTGTGAAATGAACCTAGTCATCCCTCAGTTGTAGGGATGATGAGTGGGGATGTTGTGTGGCAAGGTTGGGCCTAGGACCAGGCCTGGAGTGGGCGATGAGTGAAcgttctttccttccctttccctttggtTATCCTTCTGGGGCGGCAGAAACCAGGGAAGTGGTGTGCCATGCACGTGCGCGTGGCTTACATGATCCTGAGACACCAGGAAAAGATGAAGGTACTGGGGCCGGAGGGCTGGGGAGAGCGAGAGTGGGCCAGCCTGAGCCCTGGGCATCTGCCTTTGGCAGAGCTTGGCCGAATTGCTTGGCTCTGTCCCGGTCACTGCCTGAGCATTTTCACAGTTAGTACTAGGTTGTCTGGCTAACTAGGGGGAGGTGGTCTGAGAAGGctctgagagaggcagaggctaGGCACCCAAGCCCCTTCTTGGCGCCCGCCAGCCCTTGGAGGGGACCTAGGGGTGGAAGAGCAAGAGCGGGACTTCACCTGGCTCCTCACTCAccacccctctccctgtcccacgCAGGGCGACTCCCACAAGCTTGACTTTCGGAACGACCTCCTGCCCTGCCTTCCGGGGCCCTATGGGGCCCTGCCCCCTGGGCAGGAGCTCTCCCACCCGGCCGCCTCCCTCTTCACTGCGACTGGTGAGTCTGGCCAGCCCTCTCAGGGCCTGAGGTTCCCTGTCTATAGCCCAAGGCCCACCTTGCGCCCACTCAGCCTCACCAGAAtctcccacctctctgccccaggTGCCGTCCACGCTGCAGCCAACCCTTTCACCGCAGCTCCCGGGGCCCACGGAACCTTTCTGAGCCCCAGCACCCACATTGGTAAGAGCCAAGGGCATGTTGGGCAACCCAGGCCTTGTCCCTGACTTCAGGAGTTCTCAAGCTGGGGATGGAAATTAGACTTGAGAGGCGGCTGGAATGGGGGTAGGCCTGGTTCCACTTGATTcgtgaccttgggcgagttactttaacccctctgagccttgATCTTGTCACCTGTGAAGTGGGATAGGGAAGGGAGAAGCGATTGCCAATCTCTGCCACCTCAGACACTGTCTCTGAAATAGCCAGTGGTAGGGGGTATAGTGTGCCacctgggagaggagggtggaggaaGGCTGTGCACGCCCAGGTGAGAACATAGTCGCTGGCTCCTAGCAGTCTTGTCAGGCTTCGTGGGGAGATTTAACTCGGGTCTGTGTAGACACAAGGGAATTGAGCCTGATAGCATAGGATTAGGTGTTCCTGGAAGAGGAAGTTGTGAGATGTTCCCCTAGCGGGGTAGGTTAGTTGTTCTGACTGGCTATGTGCATGAAGTTAGGGTCAGGTTGGGAAAGGCCCTGCATGCCAGGTGGGAGGAAGCCAGCAGAGATCTTCGGGTGAATGGTTTGCTCTAGAGCCAGTCTGGGTGGCTGGTGTCGGGGGATTGTGGGGTAAGACCTTGACCTCTGGAGTCAGAGAGGCCTTGGGCTGGGGGTACCATTTACTGGCTAGATGACCGttggcaagtcacttcacttctctgagcctgtttcctcatctttaagtgGGAGTGATCCTGTCTGCCTAGTGGGGCTTGTTGTTTGTGAAGTTAAACAACACGATGCATGTCAAAGCCTAGTGCCTTGCCAGGCCTAAGGAGGTGTTCAGCGCCTGGTGGTTAAAACCAAGACCCAAGCGGCCGAGAGCTCTGGGGCCTGCTTGCTAATAAGCTGCCTCTTCCCTGCCAGTCTTGGTGCCTGATCAGAGCCGGCTGCCGACGCTCTGACCATTCCCCTTTTCTCCCACAGATCCCTTTGGGCGTCCCACAAGCTTCGCCTCTTTGGCTGCCCTCTCCAACGGGGCCTTTGGAGGCCTGGGCAGCCCCACATTCAGTGAGtgcgggtggggtggggcgggtgggtggctgtggcagtgggctggggaggggggggttgtcCCTGAGTGGGGCCTCCTCCTCGTGGCTCCTGTCACTCCCTGCTTCGCCCTCTGTCTAGACTCCGGCGCCGTCTTTGCCCAGAAAGAAAGCCCAGGGGCTCCACCAGCCTTCGCCTCCCCGCCAGACCCATGGGGCCGCCTGCACCGCAGTCCTCTGGCCTTTCCTGCCTGGGTCCGGCCCCCTGAGGCCGCCCGGACTCCAGGCTCAGACAAGGAGCGGCCTGTGGAGCGGAGAGAGCCCTCTATCACCAAGGAGGAGAAAGACAGGTgtgcttccccgccccccccctccccccccccccccccccccactgcccacacccctggccctccctccccgAAGCCTGGTCTGGTCGCAGCCTGGTCAGACCACTGGAGTACCTCCATTCTTTCCCACAGGGACCTCCCCTTCTCACGGCCCCAGCTCCGAGTTTCTCCTGCTACTCCCAAGGCCAGGGCTGGCGAGGAAGGGGCCAGACCGGCCAAGGAATCAGTGCGGGTAAAGGAAGAACGGAAGGAggaggccgccgccgccgccgccgccgctgccgccgccgccgccgccgccgccgccgctgccgccgccaccACCGGGCCTCAGGGCCTTCACCTACTGTTTGAGAGGCCCCGGCCACCCCCTTTTCTGGGCCCTAGTCCCCCAGAGCGCTGTGCTGGCTTTCTGGAGCCAACCTGGTTGGCAGGGCCCCCTCGCCTTGCTAGGCCACCCCGCTTCTATGAGGCTGGCGAGGAGCTGACTGGACCAGGGGCTGTGGCTGCCGCCCGCCTCTACGGTCTGGAGCCTGCCCACCCCCTGCTATACAGCCGCTTGGCCCCGCCACCGCCACCTGCTGCGGCCCCGGGAACCCCTCACCTTCTCAGCAAGACCCCCCCAGGAGCCCTTTTGGGGGCACCACCTCCACTTGTGCCCGCCCCCCGGCCTAGTTCCCCACCTAGGGCCCCTGGCCCAGCCCGGGCTGACaggtgagggaaggggaggggcgggggccaAGCTCCATCCCCCTTTCCTTTTGACAAGGTCCTAGAGCTGAGGTTTCAAGCCAGGGCTAGAGGGcagaggtcatgacctcaccagcCATCTCTGAGGTCATGGAACCTGGGAGCAGAAGCCCCAACCCCCACAAGATCAAGCATCAGATGGACCTTGGGGTCACTGGGAGGGCAGAGGTCACAATCCTCTagagagaggggtgtgtgtgtgagtgtgtgtgtgcgcgcgtgtgtgtgtacatgggaGAGATGAGAGTGGGGGTCATTTCAGAGGTCATAGCTCATGATCTCCTGAGGTACACCATCGCCCCCTCTGAGGGCCCCTAGGCCCTTGGCCTGCCTCCCCAAGGGCTCACTAAGCCAGAGGCCAAagtgccccccctccccttcacctACCACCCAAGTCCTCATGCCCtctcagggctgggggaggaggggctaaCGGAAGGGGGGTTCCATGTACATATTTATCTCCCCTTCCACATAGCCCCCCAGACCTTTTGTACATTTTTACAGGGGTGCCCCTCCCAATAACCCCCCTTCCTGGTTAATTAAATCCTCAGACTGGTGCTGTGTTCCTAGCCTCTGGCCTctctgtgggggggaggg
It includes:
- the LOC125918452 gene encoding LOW QUALITY PROTEIN: autism susceptibility gene 2 protein homolog (The sequence of the model RefSeq protein was modified relative to this genomic sequence to represent the inferred CDS: deleted 3 bases in 3 codons), with translation METAAAAAPGPGWAAEGERRRRRCSRRDRDREQRRRRGPGGDAPRALLAAPRGSSSSSSPPPPARPWSSASSGERPGGPRRRRPRPRPRPPRPRARKRPAGSGSRGEEEEEEEEGGADDGEAEEEPEEEEEEEEDLIDGFAIASFASLEALQKDASLQPPERLEHRLKHSGKRKRGGSSGATGEPGDSSDREPGRPSGDRARKWPNKRRRKEASSRHSLEAGYICDAESDLDERVSDDDLDPSFTVSTSKASGPHGAFNGNCEAKLSVVPKVSGLERSQEQPPGPDPLLVPFPPKEPPPAPAPRPPVSPPAPLPAAPSLPPPPQPQLQLRVSPFGLRTSPYGSSLDLSTGSSSRPPPKAPAPPVAQPPPSSSSSSSSSSSASSSSAQLTHRPPTPSLPLPLSTHSFPPPGLRPPPPPPHPSLFSPGPTLPPPPPLLQVPGHPGASAANALSEQDLIGQDLNSRYLNAQGGPEVVGAGGSARPLAFQFHQHNHQHQHTHQHTHQHFTPYPPGLLPPHGPHMFEKYPGKMEGLFRHNPYTAFPPAVPGLPPGLPPAVSFGSLQGAFQPKSTNPELPPRLGPVPSGLPQKGTQIPDHFRPPLRKPGKWCAMHVRVAYMILRHQEKMKGDSHKLDFRNDLLPCLPGPYGALPPGQELSHPAASLFTATGAVHAAANPFTAAPGAHGTFLSPSTHIDPFGRPTSFASLAALSNGAFGGLGSPTFNSGAVFAQKESPGAPPAFASPPDPWGRLHRSPLAFPAWVRPPEAARTPGSDKERPVERREPSITKEEKDRDLPFSRPQLRVSPATPKARAGEEGARPAKESVRVKEERKEEAAAAAAAAAAAAAAAAAAAAATTGPQGLHLLFERPRPPPFLGPSPPERCAGFLEPTWLAGPPRLARPPRFYEAGEELTGPGAVAAARLYGLEPAHPLLYSRLAPPPPPAAAPGTPHLLSKTPPGALLGAPPPLVPAPRPSSPPRAPGPARADR